A region of the Ranitomeya variabilis isolate aRanVar5 chromosome 5, aRanVar5.hap1, whole genome shotgun sequence genome:
tctggagaggacagaggggtctgaaaAAGGAGGTCGTAGAGTAGGACAGAGGCTTTTTTGGGAAGAAAGGGATGGAGAATCTAGGGGAGTAAAATAGCTGTGACTGCAGAACAGGTGGTCTGGAGAATGAAGGAAACGGactatgtctttatttaccatatttctataggattagtaatggatacttATGTATCCATTACTTCTTCCTCTGTAAAGAGAAGGATCCGGAAAAGTCTGTAATCTCCACCGACCACAAAGGTCTCAGGTTATGAACACACCGGACAGATCACAGGATTTGGATAATGCAAATTAAGTCTCTGTATCCATGAAAGGAAACAGAAGCATGGCTGAGCCCCAGGTCTTGTATCACAGAATTCCGATACTGCTCCCCTAATCAGGAAATATACAGGCTCCTGTATGGGCCAGAAACAACCAATAATCGCTCAACACAAGCAGATTTCCCAATATCGATCGGTCCGTCCTGGGACCACGCGTTATGTGAAGACAAAGAACAGAAAAAGCCACTGAGCGGGAACTGCCAACTTGTAACCAACATTAGCCCCTCCCCTGCCTCTGCTGATTGGCTGAGCACAGAACTGTTAGGGAGTTTGAATTTCCCGCTCGTCGTCGTCTCCGCAGCTTCTAAATGTCATTATGTAACTTCTTCCTCTGTAAAGAGAAGGATCCGGAATAGTCTGTAATCTCCACCGAGCACAAAGGTCTCAGGTTATTTGGAGAATCATGAATTAAACCCAATCATGTTTTACCAGATGACTGAGACCCCAAAATATCAGATCTGGGGAGCAAAGGGTTAAATAACAGACACTGATCACAGCAACTGGCTCAGAGCTGTAGAGGAGCTCAGCCCCGGATCTCACCATCACCCTCCTCAGCATTTAGCCTTCACCTCTATTGCGCCACCTGCTATTTATCCCGTCGTTAGGCGTAGAGACACCGCGGGAAGACTGGAGAGGACACAGATGCATGGACGACGCCCGGTGTCGGGTCGGACGATCCGCTCTTGTATggtgatcccccactggagtccctGATTAGTGGCGCAGTATCCGCAGAAGCGGCGCTGGACTGATCGGTTGCCGCATCCTCCTCGCAGGTGATTTGTTGCTTCGGAAATTCCCGCTCAGTTACTTACGGTTCTCACCCGTTATTTCTAGTTGGGGAAATGTCGCAGCGATCAGTCCTGGGCTCTGAACAGAAAATCTGGTCAGCTGAGAGAGAGATCCGGGTGAGGAGCACAGGGGAGAGGCCGAGATCCGATCACTGCTCCTCTGCTTCTTGCAATAGGTGGCGTCCTCTGATCACTTGTGACAGTGAGAACATCAGTGAGAGAATCGCACCGACCTGATAGCAATAAAGGCAACCAAATGAGTCCCTGTATATCACCACACTGGCACTTCAATAATACATACTCACAAAAAAGACCTACAGAATCGAACTATATAATTAAAATCATTAATTAAATGATAAATAATGAATTAAAATCAtcaatatttattaaatatttttttaaagataATCGACAAAAAACATAATTATAAGGACATTCAACAGAAGGGGCTCCAGACAGTATGGCAATATGCTTAATCAAAGATGGTAAGTATACAGCTCCACCATAGCAATAAATAGGAACCCCGTAATATAGTATATATCCATTCTATGGGGTAACATATAGAACAATTACACCTATAAAAGAATAGCCTGGAGCTGGAAAATCCCACGCTGGCATATGTAATTCAAGACCAGCATACCATTATCACCAGTACAGGTGAAGGCTGTGTATCTAAATATCTCATGAACTCCAATGAGCCTAGACAAACCATCAACCACAGCGATAATGCCACACAGTCCCTGCTCAATAGCACAAAATCACCATTATAGTACCTGTCAGGACGCTGCGCAAGGATGACAATGTCAACGTGGATGCCAAAAACTGCCACAGAGATCCTCCTCTCCCCAATGTacgtttcgccctggcttcttcaGGGGGGGTAGCAATAAAGTCACGACCGACCAAGGTTAAAGCTCCTATATGAAAGAATGCAGCACTATAGGGGGGTATACATCACTATGCATGGGTAAAAACGATACATGGGGGGTTCCAGCGCTCTATTGAGGGTATGTAGTACAACATGGTGTTTGTAGCTCTATAAGAGGAGTATATAGCAGATATGGACGGAGGGTTTACAGTGCTATATACACAACATTACCTGTAaggtatacagcactatttgaggATATAAAGCACCATGTGGAGTTTATACAGCGAAATACGGAGCTGTACagcactatatgagggtatacattgcTATATTAACATATAGCGCAGTATATGGGGATTAACAACAACACAATCTGGGGGCGCGGCCATGGAGAGAAGATTTATTTATGGAGTAACCAATGAACTGCAGAGGGCGGAGCTTCTGCTGTTGATATTAGTCACCTGATTTTTCTCACCCAATAGCACAGCGATCTGACATCAGTGCTCATTTGCATGGGCCGGCTATAAATTCCGCTGCTCTGTGAGAGTCAGAATCATTTTTACTCTCACTTGTGACAAGAACTATTTGCGTTTATTATGGCTGATCCCAAGTCTGCTCCAGCCCCCAAGAAGGGCTCCAAGAAAGCCGTGACCAAGACCCAGAAGAAGGACGGCAAgaagcggaggaagagcaggaagGAGAGCTACGCCATCTACGTGTACAAGGTGCTGAAGCAGGTCCACCCCGACACCGGCATCTCCTCCAAGGCCATGGGCATCATGAACTCCTTCGTCAACGACATCTTCGAGCGCATCGCAGGGGAAGCCTCCCGCCTGGCTCACTACAACAAGCGCTCCACCATCACCTCCCGGGAGATCCAGACCGCCGTGCGCCTGCTGCTGCCCGGAGAGCTGGCCAAGCACGCCGTGTCCGAGGGCACCAAGGCCGTCACCAAGTACACCAGCGCCAAGTGATCTGCTCCTCCCCCTGCTC
Encoded here:
- the LOC143773927 gene encoding histone H2B 1.1-like, translated to MADPKSAPAPKKGSKKAVTKTQKKDGKKRRKSRKESYAIYVYKVLKQVHPDTGISSKAMGIMNSFVNDIFERIAGEASRLAHYNKRSTITSREIQTAVRLLLPGELAKHAVSEGTKAVTKYTSAK